The sequence CGCGGCCCTCCAAGCGCGGCGACTTCCCCTGCAACAACGCCTCAAGAACGAGACGAATCCGCTGCGCGGATGGGGGGCATCCCGGTAGGTAAACCTCAACCGGCACCAGCTCATGGACGGGGCGCACCGTCTCCAGAAGGTCCGGGATCAAGCCGGGTGCATGGGGCAGCTGGGCGGTGTTCTCAGCCAACTCGAGATAGGCGCGTTGAAGCACCGCCTGAGGGCCGCCAGAGGCATTGCGCAGGGCGGTCACATTGCCGCTGATGGCGCAGTCGCCAAAGCTGATCAGGGTGCGACTACGAGCGCGGACAATGTTCAGCAAGTCCAGGTTGTCGGTCGTGGCCACAGCCCCCTCCACCAGGGCGATGTCCACGCCCTCGGGGAAGGTTTTCTGGTCAGAGGCAATCGGGCTGTAGACGATCTCCACCTGGTTGGCCAGCTCAATGAGCCATTCATCGAGATCCAAAAAGGACATGTGGCAGCCGGAACAGCCACCCAGCCAAACGGTCGCCAGACGGGGCTTGGCACCGGAGAAGCGAGTCATGGCTGCTCCCGGCGCAGGCGAGCCTGCATGAGTGCAGTCAGGCGCGCTGGGTCGTCCTGTTTCTCTTCGCAGCCCTCGCCTTTTCGAAACAGGGCTCCCGTGGGGCAAACCTCAACACACTTGCCGCAATTCGTGCACGCATCAACGGAACCCCAAGGCTCAGCTAAGCCGGCAATGATTTGGCAGCGCTCCCCACGCCAGCCCACATCCCAGACGCTCGCGCCCTCCACCTCAGCGCACACCCGCACGCAGCGGGTGCAGAGGATGCAGCGGTTGTGGTCAAGCCCGAATTGCCGATGAGAGAGATCAACAGAGCGATCCGGATAGCGATAGGGAAGACGGCTGTGGTCCATGCCGACCTGAACCGCTAGGTCCTGCAACTCGCAATGGCCATTGGCCACACAGACAGCGCAGACATGGTTGCCTTCCGTGAAGAGCAACTCGGTCAGGGTGAGACGCATCTCCTGCAACCGTTGAGTGTTGGTCTGCACGCGCAGTCCCTCCGAGACGCTGGTGATGCAGGCGGGCAGTGGCCTTGGCTGGCCCTCAACCTCCACCAAACAGAGCCGACAGGCCGCCACCGGCGACAGCCCCTCCAAGTGACACAGCGTGGGCAGTGGGATCTGCGCTTTCCGGATGGCCTGCAGCAAGGTCGTCCCCAATGGAGCCTGAATCGGGCGCTGATCAATCCAGAGCTGACAGCGACTCATGGCTCCCGCAGCAAGGCCAAGTAATCACTGCGGAAGTGACGCAGTGTGCTGAGCACAGGATTCGGTGCGGTTTGCCCCAAACCACACAGGCTCGCGCTGGCCACCGTCTGGCAGAGGCTTTCCAGGGCGGCAAGATCCGCCGTTGTCCCGCGCCGCTCCAGCAGTTTGCGCAGAAGCATCTCAAGTTGCACCGTGCCCGAGCGGCAGGGGATGCACTTCCCGCAGGACTCCTCACGGCTAAAGGCCATGAAAAATGCGGCGAGCTCCACCATGTTGGTGGACTCATCCATCACCACCATTGCTCCTGAACCCAGACTTGAGCCCAGATTTCTCAGGGTCTCGTAGTCAACTGGTGTATCGAGAGCAGTGGCGGGAAGGCAACCGCCGGAGGACCCTCCGGTTTGCACAGCCTTGATCCGCCGGCCCTGGGGAGCGCCCCCGC is a genomic window of Synechococcus sp. A10-1-5-1 containing:
- a CDS encoding oxidoreductase, with protein sequence MTRFSGAKPRLATVWLGGCSGCHMSFLDLDEWLIELANQVEIVYSPIASDQKTFPEGVDIALVEGAVATTDNLDLLNIVRARSRTLISFGDCAISGNVTALRNASGGPQAVLQRAYLELAENTAQLPHAPGLIPDLLETVRPVHELVPVEVYLPGCPPSAQRIRLVLEALLQGKSPRLEGRDQIRLG
- the hoxU gene encoding bidirectional hydrogenase complex protein HoxU, which produces MSRCQLWIDQRPIQAPLGTTLLQAIRKAQIPLPTLCHLEGLSPVAACRLCLVEVEGQPRPLPACITSVSEGLRVQTNTQRLQEMRLTLTELLFTEGNHVCAVCVANGHCELQDLAVQVGMDHSRLPYRYPDRSVDLSHRQFGLDHNRCILCTRCVRVCAEVEGASVWDVGWRGERCQIIAGLAEPWGSVDACTNCGKCVEVCPTGALFRKGEGCEEKQDDPARLTALMQARLRREQP